One Littorina saxatilis isolate snail1 linkage group LG11, US_GU_Lsax_2.0, whole genome shotgun sequence genomic window, gGGAAACCTGGATTGTAGGGCTGTAGTGTAAACCCAAGGTTTGTCTCTAACTCCTCTTAATCTGGCAATCTTGATTACATTTGAAAATCATGTAAGTTTAAATAACTGCACCGTTTTGAGTTTAACGAAAAAAAATAAGCAAACTTCTACTCAATCACTGTTTTCTTGTGCTCAATAACAATGttgtgcattttttttaataaagtaAATATAAAGAATCTGGCAAAATTCAAGCTGATTACGACTGAAAAAAAGAAGCACTGGTTTAAATGACATGCAACATTTACCTTTTTGCTCAAGTAGACAAACATCGTGTTTGATTTTTAGCTCAACTCGATTGGCAATACTGAAGTTCTGTTCAATAAGCCGCCATGCTTGACTCCGAAGAAGCCGCCGATGGAATGTCTCGTTTCCAATGAGATTTCGCTGCGAGAGTCGCGGTGCATGACGGGCTATCTTCCTTTCACGTCCACGTTTCTGCTAGGTAAGTCGTTTGTGAAATTTCTGTCGTGAAATTCTGCTATCATTGCGGGTGTACCCCCAAAATCGCTATCTCTTGTCGTCTTTTACGATCTTTTCACATTATTACCTCTAACTGTTTCTTTTCCAGGTTGTGCGGAGCACCTACACAAGCATCATGGTTGTCCAAAAGAAATCGGTAAGTGCCCACTGACTGAAGCACGTGCGGGCAATGGCGGATATGGTGGTTCAGACAAGCATCAGATGGTTTCGATGGTTACAGACTTCCTCAATCCTCCCTCAAgccttgatttgtgtgtgttagtgtgtacaTTGACCAAGAGGTATCCCGATGCATTACATTGCATGACAGTCGCTGTCAATGACATTCTCTGTTACTAAATGAGGTTGGTGTTGCACACACAACTACATCATGGTTTTGGCAAATAGCAGTTTGAAGAAAAACCCACATACATCtgaagttagttagttaactgttgcttaatgggtccagcggaccatttagaAGAAAAACCCACATACATCtgaagttagttagttaactgttgcttaatgggtccagcggaccatttaggccaaatcaggaccccacataCATCTGAAGGTTACAGCTGCTTCAAGTGATGACATCTTACAGCCGCATCTCGCTGAAATGTGGATTCTGATCTAAGGAACCACTGATGAAGCATAACATAACCAAAATAAAAAGATATATATTCCCCCACCAATTAGGCCTATTTTTTGGCTCGTTACCTTGCAACTTTTATTAAACCCTCAAACAAAAGAACATTGAATTAAAAAGTGAAAAGTCTATGCAGACTTTACAAGGAAAAGTTCTCTTGGAGATCCGGGGGACAGAGCTTGCACGTTTTTCATTCAATAGAAAGCCATATGCAACTAACATGAGTGCAACTCTTCCGTCTGAGACGGAATTTCCGTTTTTCTGACGTGGCTGCAGACGGAAAATCCGAAgcgaaaaaaaaagggggagagAAGCGTACAGAACAGTGCAGTCAGAAACGGGTTTCTGTTCTGCAGATCGGATATGGCACTCTTCTTTGAAAGAAGTCCGTTAAAGTAAGCCCGTGTGTGAACCCCGTAGTGCAGTTGTCGGCCATTGTTTTCTGCTTGGCGCGAGTTTGCGATTCGTGTGTTTTACACTTGATCTCATAAAAATGCCGTTTCTCGAAGAAGACGAACCGACGTGTACTATCGATTCGTCTGTCAACAAATGGAGGTGGACGTGCCTGAACGACGTGTACTATCGATTCGTCTGTCAACAAATGGAGGTGGACGTGCCTGAACGAAACGGACAGCCAAAACAACCAACACCGACTTTGGTGCCGGAAATTGATTGGCCTGGAGTTGCTGTGTGTTTGCATGATCTGCAACAAAGACATAAAATACAGTTCAAACagcaagaaaaaagaaagagaggccTTCAAATACCCTTAAAGTTGTACATTTTGCTCTGCTTCaggggggcgttgcccccctgACCCCCTAACAGGGGCGCTGCCCCTGTACCCAGCCAGGGGCCACCaaggcccctggaccccggccttttCAGTTTTTTCATTTTCCAGCAGTTGCAACTATTTAGAAAAATAGACTATCGAACAAATAGATAAAAGCCAACCCTAATTTTTTGGGTTGGGTCATCAGCaacaaactttctttttttttttgcttactAATTTTGACGTTCACCAGGCTTTATACACTGTCACAGATTGCTACCTTTTGAATTCTCTGCGTGCATCATTATTGGAACGGTACACAGGCCCTCGGTTAAGTTTGTTACTGTGATGGTACATAGACTAGACTTTTGTTTATTTGCCTCTGGATGTTACAGCTGCTTCAAGTGATGACATCTTACAGCCGCATCTTGCTGAAATGTGGATTCTGATCTAAGGAACCACTGATGAAGCGTAACATCTAGTTGAGCTGTCTTAGTTCCAACtttattttgaattttgtttctggagggggggggggggggggcttatcGGGTTATGATGATAAGGATCTTTATGACGTAAATCCAAACAGAGTTAAGCGCCGCACAAAATCGTACAGAAATAAATTATTCTCTGCACAATTCCAAATTAGTAGAAAACTGTGTTAATGAAGTTATATGGCGCCTTCTGTGTCTAGCATCATACTAAATTTGTGCATGTACGTTTTACAGAAAAAGGCGGCGGAGAACATCAACGCCAGGCTGGCGCTGGTGATGAAATCTGGCAAGTACTTCCTGGGCTACAAGCAGACCCTGAAGACACTGCGTCAAGGCAAGGCCAAGCTGGTCATCATCGCCAACAACACACCTCCCCTCAGGTAAGGCTAACTCGTGTGTAGTCGTGCGTGCTCTCAGGTGTTCACGTAATGGTTAGAGATCATACCTCCTCTTTGGTAAGACAACAAAAGCTAAGTTAGGTCTGATGTATGCTTGCcttttacctgcaaaagatgtAGGTCTGATGAATGCTTGCCTTTCTTTTACCTGGGAAAGATGTTAATGTGTGTACCTTCGCTGTTAATGACGATGACAAGTAAGGTGGTGCTCATCTTCTGATGGAATTTTGCACGCAAGACATGAGTTCCAACTGATTTTTTCTGAGACGGGAGATCATTCAGatagtttggtgtgtgtgtattgcttaGACTAATTTGTAATTTACTATACTGTTAAATTGAGAAATTGCATGTGTACGGGACAATCAATTTTGTAGTTTATTTTTGAGAGGTGGGTTATGCTAGCTTGGTTATTTATACATATGTTGTGGCTTCGGAGTTGCTAAAACAACAAAGATGAAGCCAGCCAGCTATTTCATGCCGTTCTGCTTTTTCTTTCAAGCTGACATGGATGAAACTCTGGTAACATATTGAACTGCATCAACTGGTGGATAAATCCGATATGTACAATGTCAAACATTCGTGGACCACTGTTTTAAAGGTAGTGATTCTTTTGCAGTGGACAATGGATGGACTTTCAGCAGCTTATTACTTTAATTTGTGTATTGTTTGTTctgttatttttgataatcatgCTTTTTTTCATACAAACCGACTggctcacagacacacacaaagactgaCAACTAACAGACCTAATAACAGacaggagaaaaagaaaaggtgTGCAGCTGCCCATTGAAAGGATGTACTTTTTATTTATAAGATGTGTTTTGCAAATGCTTTTCAGCTTCAGGTCATGTGGTTCTTGCCAGTTGATATTATTTGTCATCTGATTTCTGTTCAACTAGGTTGCGGCAgtcaaattttttttatgaattgagAGTGTATGTTTTGGTGTATCTTTAAAGAACAataaaaaacaagcaaaacacacaaaaaagtaagTGGATACCTTTATTAGTTCCTGAGATATTGGCATTTTAAGATGTACGCCGTCGCGATGCGATTTAAAACTGAAAAATAGGGCAACTTTAACAGCACAAAGCTACTACAAAGTAATTGCTCAGTCAATTCAGCTTACGAGAATCAGTTCTCAGCAACCAGgaatagaaagaaatcattgTTCCAGCACTCTAGTCACATATTTGTTTTACCAGTAAGCATTGAAACTTTACGAAAAACAAAGctgaaaacaaaccaaaactgcCCGGGGGGGCAAGTTTAGGCCATCACAGATTTGAAATTATTGACAGCAGATATCTGAAACTGTCAGATCttccaaacaaatatatatagaaCATGCCCAATTTTTTTCAAGACATTATTGGAATAACCTTTTGACTTATTAATTGCCAAAGTCAGGAAAAACATCAATTTGACCGGCGTCCGGCCGGCAGTTCTACCAGGTACATATATGCAAAGCTTCATAACTTTTGAAATACTTGGAGTATATAAATGAAATTTTGAGACATGGCACATTCTACGTTTATCTACATTCTTGCATAATGTGGGATTGATAGCTTGAAAAATATGGAAactaagaattttttttttataaaaatatgaaaaagagTTGGCATGTTGCTGTCTGTACACAGATAAAAACTGTCATAACTTTTGAACGAATTGATGGATTTACCACAAATTTGAAAGCAAAGAAGAATCCAAGTTTACTATCAAGTTAAAGTACAATACTCCCTTGAATGGAACCCCTTCAGCACAAAGGACCCACCCCCCCAGTACATATATGCAAAGCTTCATAACTTTTGAAATACTTGGAGTATCTAAATGAAATTTTGAGACATAGCACATTCTACGTTTATCTACATTCTTGCAAAATGTGGGATTGATAGCTTGTAAAATATTAAATATGGAaactaagaaaaaaaaaatcataacaatATGAAAAAGAGTTGGCATGTTGCtgtctgtacacacacaaaaactgtcaCAACTTTTGAACGAATTGATGGATTTACCACAAATTTGAAAGCAAAGAAGAATCCAAGTTTACTATCAAGTAAAAGTACAATACTCCCTTGAAAGGAACCCCTTCAGcacaaagacccccccccccccccccccccccaaaagctAGCCGGAAGCACAGTCATTTTATTTTGCAGCACATTTTCAATCACGTGGCCTTAAAGGCACGATACGTTTGTCCCAAGTTGTGTGGTGCTTCCACGATGAACGCACGCCCTGAAGATGACGATGGGGCATGCCTTCTAAGTAAGGTCCAAGGATGTCTGTGTCACACAGTGAAGAACTTGAAGACGCATCTTTCTTTGCATTTGTAGACACAAGCATGTACCGAAGTCTTGCAACAGGTACATCCGGAAACAGTTTGTTGAGAAACAGTGCAGCTTCATCATATGTTTTGTATCCTTGATCCCTCAACAGCAACGTCTGGAGTAGTAGTTGATCCCTGAGGACAACCGCAGGAAGCTGCCTTTTCCATTTGCCAGAAAAACAGCCTTCAGCTGTTCAAACACTTCaccctctgcacacacacaaaaaagccagAAGTTGTAACAATaaatacagtgtgtgtgtcctgaTTCTTTCTGTGTCACTTTCAGGTTCACTGCCAAACAGTGACATTGCTTTTGAATGTGTCATTATAAATCTGTGCTTGCCTGAATAAAAAattgttgaagaaaaatgttaaaaagataataacaaaaaaaagtgacattttatttatttttcttaatTTCTTTTAAAAGTTTCATTATTTTGACTTCATTCAGTGAAAAGAATATTgtgcagtctatctgtttgttgccataacatttttatttattcaCAGCGAAGCGTATCAATTCGTTAGTTCAAATGTATCACGTCGTACAACACAAAACAAGGTGCGGATCGGACGCATTATGGTGATTACCTCCCTTGACCGAACAGACGCTGTCGATTTGATCCAAATTACAACGTAATCCTACCACtacctttaaaaaataaaataagacaACTCCAAAAGACTCTAATCTTTTGTGTTAGATGTGTATTTTTGTTATAATAATGTGTAAATCTTGGAAAAAGTCATTTTTATCGAACCGACCGCCACTTCCGGTCTGATGAAACTTCTTCGAACATCGTGTCCGCAAGCACTCGCTGAAAGTTTTGATTTCTGCAATACTTTTCCCAATATGTGCAAAATACTACAACAGATACCTTCCTACATCATTTTTCTAGCATAAACTGAAACAAAAAACCAGTAAACTTACCGATTCCACTTGAATTGTCCGTCACAATCGCATCCGCGGCGTCACTTTCTTCACTCGCCATTTTGTGACTGGCGAATTCGAACATCGCGGACGGACCCTTCGTTTTGATTGGCTCGCTTGCCTTGGACACGTCATGAATACATTAACCTAGTACCTCATTCGAAAGGGTACGGATTCAGCTTCATTTTTCTTGAAGTTAGGATGCGTTTTAGGTGGATATTTTTGTCAGAATCGTTGAAAAATACTCAACTTTTGTAGAAAAATCTATTTTACGCCCATGCTTTTAATTGGAAGACAACTCTACTTTACATCATTAAAAACCTCATTCTTCCGTGAACACTTTGATACTAAATATAGGTGTGTAGGTCGCATGTCCAACACAAGCCAAGGCCGCGAAACAAGCACACGAAAATCTGTACACACAAAGGCTGCAAACATGGCGGTCCAAAATGCCGCGAGCAGCGCAACACatgggtttttatttttattgcatGAGGTACACATTTAATCAATTCAAACAAAACCAAGAGTATTGTAAAGATAAAAGATTGTTCTTCAATTTTATGTTTAGTAGGCAAACATTGGTGGATTAGTGACTGAGAAATCATTATCGAAAGAAGACCAAAAATAGGTGATTTTACACATTGATGGTCAGTTATCAGGGGGTGTGCCGCAACCTAGTTCAACTGTGTGGTGTTTCGTGTGCAGGAAGAGCGAGATTGAGTACTACGCCATGTTGGCCAAGACCGGTGTGCACCACTACAACGGCAACAACATTGAGCTGGGCACCGCCTGTGGAAAGTACTTCAGGGTGTGCACCCTCTCCATCACCGACCCTGGTACACTCTCTTACTTTTGCTTCACTTtgcatttcttttttttggggggggggggggggtcagagattTTAGGTTTTCAGCTGCCACTTTTTGCTAGTTCGAGACACAGTTCAATTGTTCTAAGCAAAACTTTTTTTGTCATGCAATTAGAGCACTTTCTTCCCCAAGTTTCTTAGGTACAAACTACACGAAGAAATATTGTGGAGGAAATTAACATGATCAGTACGAGTTAAGTTAGTAAGGAAGCTTAATTGTAGCCCCATTCTATGTCATCCGCACTTGACATGCTGCAATAGTTgctatggggcggggatatagctcagttggtagcgcgctggatttgtatccagttggccgctgtcagcgtgagttcgatcccaggttcggcggaaatttatttcagagtcaactttgtgtgcagactctcttcggtgtccgaactccccccccccccccccccccccccccgtgtacactacattgggtgtgcacgttaaagatcccacgattgacaaaagggtctttcctggcaaaattgcttaggcacagttaataattgtctacctatacccgtgtgacttggaataataggccgtgaaaggtaaatatgcgccgaaatggctgcaattactggccgtataaaatttcatctcacacggcatcactgcagagcgcctagaactgtacccacggaatatgcgcgatataagcgtcattgattgattgattgatgcttGTCAGTATGGGAAGTGTAGCCCCATTCTATGTCATCCGCACTTGACATGCTGCAATAGTTGCTATGCTTGTCAGTATGGGAAGTGTAGCCCCATTCTGTGTCATCCGCACTTGACATGCTGCAATAGTTGCTATGCTTGTCAGTATGGGAAGTGTAGCCCCATTCTGTGTCATCCGCACTTGACATGCTGCAATAGTTGCTATGCTTGTCAGTATGGGAAGTGTAGCCCCATTCTGTGTCATCCGCACTTGACATGCTGCAATAGTTGCTATGCTTGTCAGTATGGGAAGTACGATTCATCCTCTGTTCAATCCATGACAACTAGTGTGATGTGcaaattacattttaaagaattTTTGTGCTGGTGTGCACGTTTTTTCAagtaacttattgtcttgtgtGATTTCAGGTGATTCTGACATC contains:
- the LOC138980505 gene encoding large ribosomal subunit protein eL30-like; this encodes MVVQKKSKKAAENINARLALVMKSGKYFLGYKQTLKTLRQGKAKLVIIANNTPPLRKSEIEYYAMLAKTGVHHYNGNNIELGTACGKYFRVCTLSITDPGDSDIIRSMPSGDPTQQAS